Within Sphingobium aromaticiconvertens, the genomic segment AGCGCGGCGAGGCCATTTGGCCCGAAGCGGTCGATGAAGCCCACATCACCGAACTTCCAGAAGAAGCGACCGATGGCGAAGGCAGGCTTCACGAACAACACATTATACAGTTCGTCAAAATACCATTTGTTGAGCAGGAACTGATGCAACACCCCGAACTGCGCGACGAAACGCTGCGGCCAGTCGGTATTCTTGATGTAGCTGAGCCAAGCGATCAGCAGGCCGGTCAGCATCACCGCGAACGGTCCGAACTTGACCCATGTCGGCACTTCATGCGCCGCATGCATCAGGTGGCTGTCGAACGCGAGTGCGCCCTTCCAGAATTCCACACCGCCCTCGGGACCGATAAACTGGTCGTGGAAAGCAAAGCCCGCGAATACCGCGCCAATGCTCAACACGATCAGCGGGACCAGCATGACCCACGGGCTTTCGTGCGGATGATAGCCACCGTCACCCGTCGCCGGAATATGGTGATGGTCATCATGGGCGTGCGCGTGGCTGTCATGCGCCGTCTCTTCATCAGGCGATTCATGATGGCCATGCAGCGCGTGCTGGATATGCTCCGAAGCGGCCCAGCGGGGCTTACCGAAGAAGGTCAGGAATACCAGCCGCCAGCTATAGAAGCTGGTGAGCAACGCAGCGAAGATGCCGACCAGATAGGCGCCAATGCCCGATCCGCCCGCAGCATAGGCCGCCTCCAATATGCCGTCCTTCGAATAGAAACCCGCAAAACCTACGCCGACGAGGGGCAGGCCGACGCCGGTGATGGCCAGCGTGCCCAGCGTCATCGTCCAGAAGGTGATCGGGATTTTCTTCCGAAGGCCGCCATAATAGCGCATGTCCTGCTCATGGTGCATCGCATGGATGACCGAACCTGCCCCCAGGAACAGCAACGCCTTGAAAAAGGCGTGGGTGAACAGGTGGAACATCGCCGCGCCATAAGCGCCAACGCCTGCGGCGAAGAACATATAGCCAAGCTGCGAACAGGTCGAATAGGCGATGACCCGCTTGATGTCCGTCTGCACGGTGCCGACAGTCGCGGCGAACAGGCAGGTCGCGGCGCCAATGAAGGTCACGAAGCCCAGCGCAGTCGGCGATGTCTCGAACATCGGTGACAGGCGGCACACCATGAACACGCCTGCCGTCACCATGGTCGCCGCGTGGATCAGCGCCGACACCGGGGTTGGGCCTTCCATCGCGTCCGGCAGCCAGGTATGGAGGCCAAGCTGCGCCGACTTGCCCATCGCGCCGATGAACAGCAGCAGGCAGAGTATGGTCATCGTGTCAAAGCGATGGCCGAGGAACCCGATGGTGGAACCCGCCATCGACGGCGCCATTTCCAGAATTTCCGGGATCGAGATGGTATTGAACACCAGATAGGTGCCGAAAATGCCCATCATGAAGCCAAGGTCGCCGACGCGGTTGACGACGAACGCCTTGATCGCGGCCGCGTTGGCGCTGGGCTTACGGAACCAGAAGCCGATGAGGAGGTAGGATGCCAGACCCACGCCTTCCCAGCCGAAGAACATCTGGAGCAGATTGTTCGCGGTCACGAGCATCAGCATCGCGAAGGTGAAGAGCGAGAGATAGGCGAAGAAGCGCGGCTGATCCGGATCTTCGTCCATATAGCCCCAGCTATACAGATGAACGAGGCTGGACACGCTGGTGATGACCACCAGCATGACCGCCGTCATCGTGTCGACACGCAGCGCCCATTGAGCGTCGAAGCTGCCTGACTGAATCCAGGTAAACAGCGGCGCGACATAGGCCTGCCCGTCCCCCAGAACGAAGGAAAGGAAGATCGGCCAACTCATCGCGCAGGACGCGAACAGCGCCCCGGTGGTGAGGATCTTGGCCGGCAATGCTCCAATCGCCTTGTTGCCAAGACCGGCGATGGCAGCAGCGAGCAGCGGGAGAAGGACGATAAGCTGGATCATGTCAGGAGGCTCAGCCCTTCATCCGGTTGACATCGTCGACGGCAATGGTGCCACGACCACGGAAATAGATGACGAGGATGGCAAGCCCGATGGCCGCCTCACCCGCCGCGACGGTCAGCACGAACATGCTGAACACCTGACCGACCAGATCGCCCAGGAAGGCGCTGAAGGCGACCAGATTGATGTTCACGCTGAGCAGGATCAGTTCGATCGCCATCAGTATGATGATCACATTCTTGCGATTGATGAAGATGCCCAGTACCCCCATCACGAACAGGATCGCGCTGACGACCAGATAATGTTGAAGGCCGATCACAGCTCCACCCCCTGCCCTACAGGCTGATTGATATTGCGGACCGCGTCCTGCGGACGGCGGCGGTTCTGCCTGGCGATATTCTGGCCCTTCACGCCGCCACGGGCACGATGGGTCAGCACGATCGCACCGATCATCGCGACCAGCAGGACGATGCCCGCAGCTTCGAACAGGAAGATGTAGCGGGTGTAGAGTACACCCCCGATTGCCTGGATATTGGAAAGCTCGCCATTCATCGGCGCCGCGCGCTGCGCCAGTTCAAGCGGCCCGGCGCTCCAGATACCGATGCCCAGCACGATTTCGGCCAGCAGCACCAGCGCGATCAGCATGCCGAACGGCAGATAATCGACAAAACCCGCGCGCAGTTCGGCAAAGTCGATGTCGAGCATCATGACCACGAACAGGAACAGCACCGCGACCGCGCCCACATAGACGATGATCAGCAGCATCGCGATGAACTCGGCGCCCAGCAATACCATCAGGCCCGCAGCGTTGAAGAACGCCATAATCAGCCACAGCACCGAATGGACCGGATTGCGCGACAGGATGGTGAGCGCGCCGCTGCTCACCACCAGAATGGCGAACAGGTAAAAGGCAAGCACGTGAATCACTGGATCAATATCCCCTT encodes:
- the nuoL gene encoding NADH-quinone oxidoreductase subunit L yields the protein MIQLIVLLPLLAAAIAGLGNKAIGALPAKILTTGALFASCAMSWPIFLSFVLGDGQAYVAPLFTWIQSGSFDAQWALRVDTMTAVMLVVITSVSSLVHLYSWGYMDEDPDQPRFFAYLSLFTFAMLMLVTANNLLQMFFGWEGVGLASYLLIGFWFRKPSANAAAIKAFVVNRVGDLGFMMGIFGTYLVFNTISIPEILEMAPSMAGSTIGFLGHRFDTMTILCLLLFIGAMGKSAQLGLHTWLPDAMEGPTPVSALIHAATMVTAGVFMVCRLSPMFETSPTALGFVTFIGAATCLFAATVGTVQTDIKRVIAYSTCSQLGYMFFAAGVGAYGAAMFHLFTHAFFKALLFLGAGSVIHAMHHEQDMRYYGGLRKKIPITFWTMTLGTLAITGVGLPLVGVGFAGFYSKDGILEAAYAAGGSGIGAYLVGIFAALLTSFYSWRLVFLTFFGKPRWAASEHIQHALHGHHESPDEETAHDSHAHAHDDHHHIPATGDGGYHPHESPWVMLVPLIVLSIGAVFAGFAFHDQFIGPEGGVEFWKGALAFDSHLMHAAHEVPTWVKFGPFAVMLTGLLIAWLSYIKNTDWPQRFVAQFGVLHQFLLNKWYFDELYNVLFVKPAFAIGRFFWKFGDVGFIDRFGPNGLAALVVQGGKITRRLQSGYLYTYALVMLIGLAAAATWAMTR
- the nuoK gene encoding NADH-quinone oxidoreductase subunit NuoK, which encodes MIGLQHYLVVSAILFVMGVLGIFINRKNVIIILMAIELILLSVNINLVAFSAFLGDLVGQVFSMFVLTVAAGEAAIGLAILVIYFRGRGTIAVDDVNRMKG
- a CDS encoding NADH-quinone oxidoreductase subunit J, whose translation is MIHVLAFYLFAILVVSSGALTILSRNPVHSVLWLIMAFFNAAGLMVLLGAEFIAMLLIIVYVGAVAVLFLFVVMMLDIDFAELRAGFVDYLPFGMLIALVLLAEIVLGIGIWSAGPLELAQRAAPMNGELSNIQAIGGVLYTRYIFLFEAAGIVLLVAMIGAIVLTHRARGGVKGQNIARQNRRRPQDAVRNINQPVGQGVEL